ATCGTGATCTCGTCTTGGGAGGCTCAGCCCGCAAGGCGTGCGGCAATATGCTTCTGCGCGGCAGGCATGGAGACGGCGCCCTTTCGGGCGAGAATGGTCCGGTATACCGCGGTCAGGCGCGCGATATGACGGTCCAGCGTCGGCGGGTCGGCCCAATAGGCGGCGTAGGAGGCAGCCGACATCCTGGCGATGGAGGCATCGTCCTTCGCAAGCTCCAGCACGCGGCTGAGGTCGCCCGCATCACCCGACTTGAACCAGAACCCGGTCGCGCCGTCTTCGACGTCTTCGCGGCCGGCGCAGCCATCCGACACGATGACCGGCGTTCCAAGCGCCTTGGCTTCGAGCACGGTCAGCGGCTGGCCTTCATACCAGAGCGACGGAAAGACCAGCGCGCGCGCCGAGCGCATGGCCTCGCGCACGGAGGCCGGATTCTGCCAGCCAAGCATACGTGCTTCGGGAAAGGCCGCTTTCAGCTCGCTGGCCACAGGGCCGTCACCGACAAAGGTCGGGATCATCCCCAAACGGCGCGCAGCCTCGGCAAAGAGAAACGGCCCCTTCTCTCTCGAAACGCGCCCGACGAAGATGATATCGCCGGAGGCTGGGTCCGGCTTCGGACCGAGATTGTCCGCATCGATCGGATTGCCAACGAGATGGAGCGTGGCATCGCGGGGCAGATATTTGCCGACGATCCCTTCTTGAAAGCCGGAAAGCGCAATGTAATCGGCGAAGACCTCCGGCAGGCCTACAATCCCTCGCGCGATTGCCAAACGCGCATTACGCCAAAGCTTATGCGCATACATGCGTGAATCGCAATGCGTCATCCAGCATTGCGCGGAAAGCGGTGTCAGCTCGCAGGCCCTGCCCGTCTGGAAATTATAAAACCCGCCGTTCGGACAGAACATAAAATATTCGTGGATCGTATAAAGCGCCGGCAATCCGGAAGCACGGATCGGAACCGCGATCGAAGGCGACAGGGCCTTTGCCCAGCCATGCACATGCACGATGGTTGTCGCGTGGGGAAGGCTTGCCAACAGATGTCTCAGCGCGTCGATCGCTTTGAAATTCCAGGTGCCCTGAAGCGCTGCCGCGGCGCGCGACGCATTGCCGAGCAGATCGCTCTGGCCGAGACAGATCACTTCGACGCCCGCAGCCTCGAGTTCCTGCGCGATCGGACCTGTCGCCGCGAAAACGATCGGCCGATGGCCATGCCGTTTGAGACCGACGGCGCTGTCGATGGCGACTTTCGCCTGACCACCCGTGATCGCCGCATGA
The Methyloferula stellata AR4 DNA segment above includes these coding regions:
- a CDS encoding glycosyltransferase family 4 protein — encoded protein: MNAPSEALTIVICIDHAAITGGQAKVAIDSAVGLKRHGHRPIVFAATGPIAQELEAAGVEVICLGQSDLLGNASRAAAALQGTWNFKAIDALRHLLASLPHATTIVHVHGWAKALSPSIAVPIRASGLPALYTIHEYFMFCPNGGFYNFQTGRACELTPLSAQCWMTHCDSRMYAHKLWRNARLAIARGIVGLPEVFADYIALSGFQEGIVGKYLPRDATLHLVGNPIDADNLGPKPDPASGDIIFVGRVSREKGPFLFAEAARRLGMIPTFVGDGPVASELKAAFPEARMLGWQNPASVREAMRSARALVFPSLWYEGQPLTVLEAKALGTPVIVSDGCAGREDVEDGATGFWFKSGDAGDLSRVLELAKDDASIARMSAASYAAYWADPPTLDRHIARLTAVYRTILARKGAVSMPAAQKHIAARLAG